A part of Aricia agestis chromosome 13, ilAriAges1.1, whole genome shotgun sequence genomic DNA contains:
- the LOC121733412 gene encoding B-cell receptor-associated protein 31, which yields MSLQWTIIATFLYAEIAFVLLLTLPIASPSRWNKFFKSKFLAYISGQASIYFLVLIGVLILCLLDAIREMQKYSSLEATDHQHLDAEMQGNMRLFRAQRNFYISGISLFLLIVIRRLIQMISELAALLAQSEASFRQAQSATVAAKSLLSNQGVGDEAHKKEIEVLESKILKLEKELSVAKKDKEAVKSQAESLNREYDRLAEEHSKLQKKVTIGGGDKKDD from the coding sequence ATGAGTCTTCAGTGGACAATAATAGCGACTTTCCTCTACGCCGAAATAGCTTTCGTACTGCTGCTCACTTTGCCGATCGCGAGTCCCTCGAGATGGAACAAATTCTTCAAGTCCAAATTCCTCGCGTACATAAGCGGGCAAGCGTCGATATATTTCCTGGTGCTGATCGGAGTGCTAATCTTGTGTCTTCTGGATGCCATCCGCGAGATGCAGAAGTACTCGAGCCTCGAGGCGACCGACCACCAGCATCTCGACGCCGAAATGCAAGGCAACATGAGATTGTTCCGCGCCCAAAGGAACTTCTACATATCCGGCATTTCCCTATTCCTTTTGATCGTGATCCGTCGATTGATCCAAATGATCTCGGAGTTGGCCGCGCTCCTGGCGCAGTCCGAGGCCAGCTTCCGTCAGGCTCAGAGCGCGACCGTCGCCGCCAAGAGCCTGCTGTCGAACCAGGGCGTCGGCGATGAGGCCCACAAGAAAGAAATCGAAGTTCTCGAGAGCAAGATCTTAAAATTGGAGAAAGAATTGTCCGTGGCTAAGAAGGACAAAGAAGCTGTGAAATCGCAGGCCGAGAGCCTCAACCGTGAATACGACAGGCTCGCCGAGGAGCATAGCAAGCTACAGAAGAAGGTCACCATCGGGGGAGGAGACAAGAAAGATGATTAG